One part of the Phragmites australis chromosome 3, lpPhrAust1.1, whole genome shotgun sequence genome encodes these proteins:
- the LOC133913012 gene encoding uncharacterized protein LOC133913012, which translates to MEIESVKCECCGLREDCTQDYIGSVRASFSGQWLCGLCCEAVREEACRKKTHPGVDEAVRAHMAFCKMFKSNPAVQVADGMRQMLRRRSGDLSKPDSAKKYSTSQHFMK; encoded by the coding sequence ATGGAGATAGAGTCGGTCAAGTGCGAGTGCTGCGGCCTGAGGGAGGACTGCACCCAGGACTACATTGGTAGCGTGAGAGCAAGCTTCTCTGGCCAATGGTTGTGTGGGTTGTGCTGTGAGGCCGTGAGGGAGGAGGCGTGCAGGAAGAAAACTCACCCGGGCGTGGACGAGGCTGTGAGGGCTCACATGGCGTTTTGCAAGATGTTCAAGTCCAACCCTGCCGTTCAGGTGGCCGATGGCATGCGCCAGATGCTCCGGAGACGGTCCGGCGACTTGTCGAAGCCAGACTCGGCCAAGAAGTACAGCACCTCGCAG